Proteins encoded within one genomic window of Christensenellaceae bacterium:
- a CDS encoding AI-2E family transporter, whose translation MATNFEINSNGSAPRYRNWAWGIVIVLILALVAGWGGWFNTVFFAFLAGSAAIIAGALIAFLLAKLVNFIENKLLKNAFLNSKYKAPFKRAISLTIVTVFVLGLLTLFMWLLIPRIVDVVTEVVGDPEGNVAKVRAQLITIFESLGAGGDIATDIVDTIIEWVRLSIVSIQDSIVDISTTILLGLGMALLSFFLAFLILKDKEKIVNFATRHIYANHSPERAGEIMLVKKRSEEILYGYFLSKFIEFVMLSVVAGIIFMILGVPYAWALAIILALFNVIPYVGIIIGLVPVVLVTFVFGTLSQALWAVILSVTSFSLICTFISPFITGNRMKSSMLLVLVSIVIGGAMFGMLGMFFAPPVAAVIVVIWQENIKVKEMRMGLRQIPALGGVPQEGVAGNIIPVGNVAVAEKKIQEPETKENIEEKTEPAKPKRRRKKADE comes from the coding sequence ATGGCGACAAATTTTGAAATAAATTCAAATGGCAGTGCGCCCAGATATAGGAATTGGGCTTGGGGCATTGTCATCGTGTTGATATTGGCGCTTGTCGCGGGCTGGGGCGGTTGGTTTAATACCGTGTTCTTTGCTTTCCTTGCCGGAAGTGCTGCTATTATTGCAGGAGCGTTGATTGCTTTTCTGCTGGCTAAGCTTGTTAATTTTATTGAAAATAAATTGTTAAAAAATGCCTTTTTAAACAGTAAATATAAGGCTCCGTTTAAGCGTGCCATAAGTCTTACGATTGTTACAGTTTTTGTGCTGGGGCTACTGACATTGTTTATGTGGTTGCTAATTCCCAGAATTGTGGATGTTGTAACTGAGGTTGTGGGCGACCCTGAGGGCAATGTTGCCAAGGTGCGGGCACAGCTGATTACTATTTTTGAAAGCTTGGGAGCAGGCGGAGATATTGCCACTGATATTGTTGACACAATTATTGAGTGGGTGAGACTGTCTATAGTGTCTATACAAGACAGTATTGTGGATATATCTACAACAATTCTGCTGGGGCTCGGAATGGCGCTTCTAAGTTTCTTTTTGGCTTTCCTCATTTTGAAGGACAAAGAAAAGATAGTCAACTTTGCAACAAGACACATTTATGCAAACCATTCACCTGAGCGCGCCGGTGAAATTATGCTGGTTAAAAAGCGTTCGGAAGAGATTTTGTACGGCTATTTCTTAAGTAAGTTTATCGAGTTTGTGATGCTTTCGGTTGTGGCGGGTATTATATTTATGATTTTGGGAGTGCCATATGCATGGGCATTGGCCATAATTTTGGCACTGTTTAATGTAATTCCGTATGTTGGAATAATTATAGGTCTTGTGCCGGTGGTTTTGGTGACCTTTGTGTTCGGAACGCTGAGTCAGGCACTTTGGGCGGTAATTTTGAGCGTAACATCATTCTCACTTATATGTACATTTATTTCACCTTTTATTACGGGCAACCGTATGAAGTCGAGCATGCTGCTGGTGCTGGTGTCAATTGTCATAGGCGGAGCAATGTTCGGAATGCTCGGAATGTTCTTTGCTCCACCTGTTGCGGCAGTGATTGTGGTAATCTGGCAGGAGAATATAAAGGTTAAGGAAATGCGTATGGGTTTGAGGCAAATCCCTGCTTTGGGAGGAGTGCCGCAGGAAGGTGTAGCGGGTAATATTATTCCCGTAGGAAATGTGGCTGTTGCTGAGAAAAAGATACAAGAACCTGAGACTAAGGAGAACATTGAAGAAAAAACTGAGCCTGCGAAACCAAAAAGACGGCGCAAAAAAGCAGATGAATAG